One Nicotiana tomentosiformis chromosome 4, ASM39032v3, whole genome shotgun sequence genomic window carries:
- the LOC104085652 gene encoding ATPase family AAA domain-containing protein At1g05910, with the protein MYSKRSGQADGADSGPVRTSDRLRRRPTLYGRPYLYYTPKIIRPKRSKTKTRTAASQIAKMLRPGSRPVRTQDPDSVAANLRRSTRKRRISVNLEGYTDSSGTEDNDLMNPKYRSSRKRIDNNSASQDDLNPRREGLRPRRAGLRPRRARTVARQQLNLRSDDEQDTSDEKIGQDDPENGNDVDDNDADDGEAEDEGGGDGDGEDEGEDEGDEDGDDEEGEEQDGRRRYDLRNRADVSRLSMEGAKQRPRSPRRVLQQGMGTKVNRDVRRGSRVHKRHRMTRGDDSDDSLLVDELDQGPPIPWGRGGNRSGPPWLLGGLDMQGASSWGLNVAASGWGHQSEAFANLTSGIQTAGPSSKGGADIHPLQVDETVSFDDIGGLSEYIDALKEMVFFPLLYPDFFASYNITPPRGVLLCGPPGTGKTLIARALACAASKAGQKVSFYMRKGADVLSKWVGEAERQLKLLFEEAQRNQPSIIFFDEIDGLAPVRSSKQEQIHNSIVSTLLALMDGLDSRGQVVLIGATNRVDAIDGALRRPGRFDREFNFPLPGLEARAEILDIHTRKWKQPPSKELKMELAASCVGYCGADLKALCTEAAIRAFREKYPQVYTSDDKFLIDVESVTVEKCHFLEAMTTITPAAHRGSIVHSRPLSSVVAPCLHGPLRKAMSMISDIFPLSVSSELSKLSMLSYGSAIPLVYRPRLLLCGGEGVGLDHVGPAILHELEKFPVHSLGLPSLLSDPGAKTPEEALVHIFSEARRTTPSILYLPQFHLWWENAHEQLKAVLQTLLEELPSDLPILLFGTSSVPLSDLPDEPSVFSHHSILCLDTPSDEDRSLFFDRLIEAALSIQVEATNKSDKLDSLPDLPKAPKVSAGPKASELKAKAEAQGHALRRLRMCLRDVCNRILYDKRFSAFHYPVMDEDAPNYRSIIQNPMDMATLLQCVDSGKYVTSKAFLEDFDLIVANAKKYNGDDYNGARIVSRAYELRDSVHGMLSQMDPALVAFCEKIAAEGGPVSVPDELGEYALPQTPVLQLTTMTRASARLRNVQPEVNLDKSYEAPKRHKKQVDSAQSVPDDELQPQDSLPSKSSNDHEEDALEQMPESTFADRNQPADVPDTSGCTPLDVTMSDAEMSCKIESVKQQLVKRSKDYGIPQLERLYTRIMKGVFETKTAVTNEDLKTSILSFLLKFAEDESVLV; encoded by the exons ATGTATTCTAAACGATCTGGTCAAGCTGATGGCGCTGATTCAGGGCCAGTTCGTACAAGTGACAGGCTTCGGCGAAGGCCAACATTGTATGGTCGCCCCTACTTGTATTATACCCCAAAAATTATCCGCCCTAAGAGAAGCAAGACCAAGACAAGGACTGCAGCATCTCAGATTGCGAAGATGTTGCGTCCAGGGAGTCGGCCAGTGCGGACACAAGATCCAGAT TCAGTTGCCGCCAACCTTCGCCGCTCTACTAGAAAGAGGAGAATTTCTGTGAACCTTGAAGGATATACAGATAGCTCTGGAACTGAGGATAATGACCTAATG AACCCGAAGTATCGAAGTTCCAGGAAACGGATAGATAATAACAGCGCAAGTCAGGATGACCTCAACCCTCGACGTGAAGGACTGCGTCCTCGTCGTGCAGGATTACGACCTCGACGGGCAAGAACAGTTGCAAGACAGCAGTTAAATCTAAGGTCTGATGATGAACAAGATACTTCTGACGAGAAGATTGGCCAGGATGATCCTGAAAATGGAAATGATGTAGATGATAATGATGCTGATGATGGTGAGGCAGAGGATGAGGGTGGCGGTGACGGTGATGGAGAGGATGAGGGTGAAGATGAAGGCGACGAAGATGGTGATGATGAAGAGGGTGAAGAACAGGATGGTAGAAGGCGATATGACCTCCGCAACCGAGCTGATGTAAGTAGGCTTTCTATGGAAGGAGCTAAACAAAGGCCAAGATCTCCTCGTAGAGTACTTCAGCAAGGGATGGGAACCAAGGTGAACAGAGATGTGAGAAGAGGATCCCGAGTTCATAAACGTCATCGGATGACACGTGGTGATGACTCTGATGATTCTCTTCTTGTAGATGAGCTGGACCAAGGTCCTCCAATTCCTTGGGGTAGAGGTGGGAACAGATCTGGACCACCTTGGCTTTTAGGGGGATTAGACATGCAAGGAGCATCATCATGGGGATTAAATGTGGCTGCATCTGGATGGGGTCATCAAAGTGAGGCGTTCGCTAATTTGACATCCGGAATTCAAACTGCTGGGCCAAGCTCCAAGGGAGGGGCTGATATTCATCCACTCCAAGTGGATGAAACTGTAAGCTTTGATGACATTGGTGGGCTTTCTGAATATATTGATGCACTGAAAGAAATGGTATTTTTTCCACTATTATATCCGGACTTCTTTGCAAGTTATAACATCACCCCACCAAGAGGGGTTTTATTGTGTGGACCTCCGGGCACAGGTAAAACACTGATCGCGAGAGCATTAGCTTGTGCTGCATCAAAGGCTGGCCAGAAAGTCAGTTTTTATATGCGGAAGGGTGCTGATGTCCTGAGCAAATGGGTGGGTGAGGCTGAAAGACAGTTAAAATTGTTATTTGAAGAAGCTCAGAGGAACCAACCTTCCATCATTTTCTTTGATGAGATTGATGGGCTTGCTCCTGTTAGGTCTAGCAAGCAGGAGCAGATTCATAACTCCATTGTGTCAACTTTGCTGGCTTTGATGGATGGTCTTGACTCTCGAGGGCAAGTAGTCTTGATTGGTGCAACCAATAGGGTTGATGCCATTGATGGAGCCTTGAGGCGACCTGGAAGATTTGATCGTGAATTTAATTTTCCTTTACCTGGCCTTGAGGCACGCGCTGAAATATTGGATATTCACACTAGGAAGTGGAAGCAGCCTCCTTCGAAAGAGCTAAAAATGGAACTTGCAGCTAGTTGCGTGGGATATTGTGGTGCTGATCTAAAGGCATTGTGCACAGAAGCTGCTATTCGTGCATTCCGTGAAAAGTATCCTCAAGTTTACACTAGTGATGACAAGTTTCTGATAGATGTTGAATCAGTCACAGTGGAAAAGTGTCATTTTTTAGAGGCCATGACAACAATCACTCCAGCTGCCCATAGAGGCTCAATTGTGCACTCTAGGCCATTATCTTCTGTTGTTGCACCTTGTCTGCACGGACCTCTCCGGAAAGCTATGAGCATGATTTCGGATATTTTTCCTCTTTCAGTTTCTTCAGAATTGAGCAAACTTTCCATGCTCTCCTATGGTTCTGCTATTCCTCTTGTGTACAGACCTCGACTTCTGCTATGTGGTGGTGAAGGTGTTGGGCTG GATCATGTAGGGCCTGCAATTTTACACGAATTGGAAAAATTTCCTGTTCATTCACTTGGACTTCCATCCCTTCTTTCTGACCCCGGCGCCAAGACACCAGAGGAGGCATTAGTTCACATATTTAGTGAAGCAAGGAGAACAACCCCGTCAATACTCTATTTACCTCAATTCCATCTTTGGTGGGAGAAT GCACACGAGCAGCTTAAAGCTGTTCTGCAGACACTGTTGGAAGAGCTGCCATCTGACTTGCCTATACTATTATTTGGGACTTCCTCAGTACCACTTTCTGATCTACCTGATGAACCTTCAGTATTTTCACACCATAGCAT CTTGTGTTTGGATACTCCATCAGATGAAGACAGGTCTCTGTTCTTTGATCGTCTCATAGAAGCTGCTTTGTCAATTCAAGTTGAAGCTACGAATAAGTCCGATAAATTGGACTCCCTTCCTGACCTCCCAAAGGCACCAAAGGTGTCTGCTGGACCAAAGGCATCTGAATTAAAAGCCAAAGCTGAAGCTCAGGGCCATGCCCTTAGGCGATTGAGGATGTGCCTGCGTGATGTATGCAACCG GATTCTGTACGATAAACGTTTTAGCGCCTTCCATTATCCAGTAATGGATGAGGATGCTCCAAACTACCGTTCGATCATCCAGAACCCAATGGACATGGCAACTCTGCTGCAGTGCGTGGACAGTGGGAAGTATGTCACCTCCAAAGCTTTCTTAGAAGATTTTGACCTCATTGTCGCCAACGCAAAG AAGTACAATGGGGATGATTACAATGGAGCGAGGATTGTTAGTAGAGCTTACGAGCTCCGAGATTCA GTACATGGAATGCTTTCCCAAATGGATCCTGCCTTAGTTGCCTTCTGTGAGAAGATTGCTGCCGAAGGGGGTCCAGTGTCAGTTCCTGACGAATTAGGTGAATATGCATTGCCACAAACTCCTGTCTTACAGTTGACTACTATGACTAGAGCAAGTGCCCGCCTTCGTAATGTCCAGCCAGAAGTCAACTTAGATAAGAGCTATGAAGCACCGAAAAGGCACAAGAAACAGGTTGATTCTGCACAATCAG TGCCAGATGATGAATTACAACCTCAGGATTCATTGCCTTCCAAGTCATCTAATGACCACGAAGAAGATGCTTTAGAGCAAATGCCAGAAAGCACTTTTGCTGATAGGAATCAACCTGCAGATGTGCCAGATACAAGTGGATGCACACCTCTAGATGTTACAATGTCAGATGCTGAAATGTCCTGTAAAATCGAGTCAGTGAAGCAGCAGCTCGTGAAGCGGTCGAAGGACTATGGCATTCCTCAGCTGGAAAGATTATACACTCGTATCATGAAGGGTGTTTTCGAAACAAAAACTGCTGTGACAAACGAAGATCTTAAGActtcaattttgagttttttGTTAAAATTTGCGGAGGATGAGTCAGTTTTAGTGTAG
- the LOC104085650 gene encoding universal stress protein A-like protein has product MTGKLKCVILSVDGSEESMNALNWALDNIKLKPHDPDSGEPQGSFVILHVQSPPSIAAGLNPAAIPFGGPSDIEVPAFNAAIEAHQKRITQAILNHATEICASKNANVKTQVLIGDPKEKICDAVEEMHADLLVMGSRAFGPFKRMFLGSVSNYCSNHAQCPVIIVKGTS; this is encoded by the exons ATGACCGGAAAGTTGAAGTGTGTGATCTTGTCCGTTGACGGGAGTGAAGAGAGCATGAACGCCTTGAATTGGGCTCTTGACAATATCAAGCTCAAACCCCATGATCCCGATTCTGGAGAACCACAAGGCTCCTTTGTTATTCTCCACGTTCAATCTCCACCGTCCATTGCTGCTGGTCTTAATCCTGCAGCTATCCCTTTTGGTGGTCCCA GTGATATTGAGGTGCCTGCGTTTAATGCTGCGATTGAGGCACACCAAAAGCGGATCACTCAGGCCATTTTGAACCATGCTACTGAGATTTGTGCTAGTAAAAAT GCAAATGTTAAGACCCAAGTACTTATTGGGGATCCAAAGGAGAAAATTTGTGATGCTGTTGAAGAAATGCATGCTGATCTGCTAGTGATGGGTTCCCGTGCTTTTGGTCCCTTTAAAAG GATGTTTCTGGGGAGTGTAAGCAACTATTGCTCAAACCATGCACAATGCCCTGTAATTATTGTTAAGGGTACTTCTTGA
- the LOC104085651 gene encoding aspartyl protease AED3 has protein sequence MALAIATFLFITLLSTKASAFDSCASTNEDLSVIPIYGKCSPFNTPKPTSWENTVINMASKDPQRLSYLSSLVDQKPNSAPIASGQQVFNIGNYVVRAKIGTPGQLLFMVLDTSSDTAWVPCSGCTGCTSTMFAPNMSSTYGSTECSAPQCTQVRGQSCPAGAPGACFFNQSYGGASSFYATLSRDVLRLGTDVIPNYSFGCISAISGSSIPPQGLLGFGRGSMSLLSQSASLYSGVFSYCLPSFKSYYFSGSLKLGPLGQPKNIKFTPLLKNPHRPSLYYVNLTGISVGRVLVPIAPELLAFDTNTGAGTIIDSGTVITRFVQPAYNATRDEFRKQVKGPFSSLGAFDTCFASTNEAVAPAITLHFTGMDLVLPMENTLIHSSASPVACLAMAAAPTNVNSVLNVIANLQQQNLRILFDTANSRLGIARELCN, from the coding sequence ATGGCTTTAGCCattgctacattcctcttcattaCTCTTCTTTCAACAAAAGCTTCAGCTTTTGATTCATGTGCATCTACTAATGAAGATCTTTCAGTCATTCCCATTTATGGCAAATGCTCACCTTTCAatacaccaaaacctacttcttGGGAAAATACTGTTATCAACATGGCCTCAAAAGATCCACAAAGGCTTTCTTATTTATCCAGTTTAGTGGACCAAAAGCCCAATTCAGCCCCTATTGCTTCGGGCCAACAAGTATTCAACATTGGTAACTATGTTGTTCGGGCCAAGATTGGTACCCCGGGCCAGCTCTTGTTTATGGTCTTGGATACCAGTAGCGATACTGCATGGGTGCCATGCAGTGGCTGCACCGGGTGCACCTCTACTATGTTTGCCCCGAACATGTCGTCGACTTATGGGTCCACGGAATGTTCAGCACCCCAATGTACACAAGTCCGGGGACAATCTTGCCCCGCTGGTGCACCGGGTGCTTGCTTTTTTAACCAATCTTATGGTGGCGCCTCATCATTCTATGCTACATTGTCTCGTGATGTTCTTAGACTAGGCACTGATGTTATACCGAATTATTCTTTCGGGTGCATCAGTGCCATATCTGGGAGCTCAATTCCCCCTCAAGGGTTATTGGGCTTCGGTCGGGGCTCCATGTCACTACTCTCACAATCAGCATCACTCTATTCGGGTGTATTCTCATATTGTTTACCAAGTTTCAAATCCTATTATTTCTCCGGATCACTCAAACTTGGTCCCTTGGGCCAACCCAAGAATATTAAATTTACCCCACTTCTTAAGAACCCACACCGACCGTCTTTGTACTATGTGAACTTGACCGGTATAAGCGTGGGAAGAGTCCTAGTTCCAATAGCTCCTGAGCTCCTAGCTTTCGACACGAATACCGGTGCGGGTACCATAATTGACTCGGGTACGGTCATTACCCGATTCGTTCAGCCAGCTTATAATGCAACCCGGGATGAGTTCAGGAAACAAGTGAAAGGCCCATTTAGCTCCTTGGGTGCATTTGACACATGCTTTGCATCAACAAATGAAGCAGTAGCACCAGCCATTACATTGCACTTCACAGGAATGGATTTAGTGCTGCCAATGGAGAACACTTTGATACACAGCAGTGCAAGTCCAGTGGCATGTTTGGCAATGGCAGCAGCACCAACCAATGTGAACTCTGTGTTGAATGTTATAGCCAATTTGCAGCAGCAGAACCTCAGGATTTTGTTTGACACTGCTAATTCTCGTTTGGGAATTGCTCGTGAACTTTGTAACTAG